In Lycium ferocissimum isolate CSIRO_LF1 chromosome 7, AGI_CSIRO_Lferr_CH_V1, whole genome shotgun sequence, the sequence gaaaaggtgccagtaagttttgtttgaaaaaacttagtgttttttacctactttagccatagattaatcatgcttcgagactcgaaacgtcaacattttatatagaaccgatatttttctgcgtactataatgtaggctcgatacatcaaggatacgtaaacgttcggatcgtcgttttaggggttgaaaaggtgccgaagtaagttttgtttgaaaaaacttaatgtttttacatactttaaccatagattaatcatgcttcgagactcaaaCGTCggcattttatatagaacctgatattttttttaacgtactataatgtaggctcgatacatcgaggatacgtaaacgttcggatcgtcgttttaggggttgaaaaggtgcacgaagtaagttttgtttgaaaaaacttagtgtttttaccaactttagccatagattaatcatgcttcgagactcgaaacgtcaacattttatatagaatcatatttttgcgtactataatgtaggctcgatacatcgaggatacgtaaacgttcggatcgtcgttttaggggtttgaaaaggtgcccgaagtaagttttgtttgaaaaaacttaatgttttttacatactttactcatagattaatcatgcttcgagactccgaaacgtcagcattttatatagaacctgatatttttttctgcatactataatgtaggctcgatacatcaaggatacataaatgtagaacctgatatttttttctgcgtactataatgtaggctcgatacatcaaggatacgtaaacgttcggatcgtcgttttaggggttgaaagggtgcccgaagtaagttttgtttgaaaaaacttaatgtttttttttacatactttaaccatagattaatcatgcttcgagactcgaAACGTCGGCATTTTTATATCGAACccacgtttacgtatccttgatgctTCGAACTCACGCGCGgatctcgaagcatgattaatctatagttaaagtatgtaaaaaaaaagttttttcaaacaaaaccgccgaacttttcaacccctaaatttcgctatccttgatgtatcgaacTTTTATAATGCCTTGAAAAAAATGTTACTATATAAAGTTATGTCGGACAaggcatgattaatctatgccTTGTGGTAAAACAAAGTTTTttttggcataagtatgccgggtccggcatatccttgatgataattccttcacaaagttatcaaggttctatataaaatgttggcGTTTAGTCTCGAAAAAGATTAATCTATGGTTAAAGTATGTAAAACATTAAGTTTTTTCCGACAAAACTTACTTGAGGAACCTTTTCAAAGCAATGCGTTGTATCCTTGATATTGAGCCTACCAGAGAAAAAATATACTATAAaatgacgtttcggagtctcgaatcctaatctatggctaaaggtAAAAAAcataagttttttcaaacaaaacttacttgggCTGAAAACGATCCggttgatgtatcgagcctacataaTTTTTCTATATGAAAATCTTGACGTttagtctcgaagcatgattaatctatagCTTGAGCAAAAAACACTAGATTTTTTAACTTACTTCGGAACTTTTCAACCCCTagaaaacgacgatccgaacgtttacgtatccttgatgtatcgaatGCAATAAGTACGAAAAAattgttctatataaaatgcctttcggagtctcgaagcatgattaatcttgctaaagtatggaaaaaacacagtttttcaaacaaaacacttcgggcaccttttcaactcTAAAGCCACAAGATCCGAACGTTTGTTTATTCTACTATCAAAAATAAGTTCTATATCTTAGATAAAACAATTAATCTATAGCTAAATATGTAAAAAgtgtgaaagaaaggaaaaaggaaagaaagaaagaaaaaaaaaaaaacagaatccaataacgcatgaaaatagtgcgttaaaggacttaacgggTCCGTCTCCGTTAAGTCCGCAGCATGAAAATCATCGTTAAAGGTACTGTTTTGTTTTTTAGGTTATTTTCGTTcatacccttttttttggggttattttTGTTCGGGATCCCTTCGTGGGAATGATGTATCAACCTCTGTCTTTAATGATGTCTCTAttgtttcattttgttttaacataaagttttaaatattcATTAgactaatattataaaaatacgAATCTAAAGTTTTAAACAGTTGATTAGAGATAAAATTATCAGAAGAATGGTATTAGTTATTGCTCCctcagtttcaatttttttttgtcataattATTATTTGGAGaatcaaaatatattttctttgctcataattttatcaaatattttgaattattaattattatgattTATAGTGTTCTTTGTGTAGTTTctgaatatgtaaattttatttcaacaaaattaaaaattctaTGTTAGGTTACACCGAACATTAGTTAGTTTGACCTTCGTACTCCGAAATCTCAAGTAAtctaaattgaaacggagggaggaTAACATTTCTGAACCATCTAAAAATGAGGGTTTGTAATATAGATTCGaacaaaagagttttatttgtTAGTTCCAGTTTCATTACAAGAATATACATAAGGCAGAGGATCTAGCAAGAATATAATATTGAACTTTTATTGAGAAATGAAAATTTCACTACTACAgtgcattatttatttattatatttgttcTATTACATATTCAAACGAGAAAAGAATGAATAACAAATTAGACAGAAGTTGTTCTCTAACTATTTAATTTAAATCCGAGATACTAAGTGTCCCCTTATAAAACTAGAATGTTAACACACTTTGTGAGTAACTGCAGTTCCAAAGAACACCACATTAAGAGCAATTTGATGTTAATTTGGAACTGCCAAAAATCAACTTATATCTATTAGAGGGAAAGTTGGAAATAATTCTACAATTCCTAAGGGAGAACTATATCAAATTGAATAGAGACTGGAACTGGACCAATTGGCccatttccttctttttaacAAGTGGGCTAGTCcataacaatgtcattagactTTTCACAACATCAAACGAAGGAAGGAATTGCAACCAGTAGCCATTTTACCCGAGCAATTCAAGTTATATCTAAAGTATTTAGATTATAACAAGTGTGGACAAACTTCATTGCGTTGTTGCTCCTCCTCACCTTCCTTCTTCACACATCACATAAAAGTTCTGTGTTTTACGTATCGTGATAGGACTTATTGTTTCTGATTCAACAAAAATTGGGATCATCTTCAGTCTTGGAGGTATGAAATGTTGGAGTTATTTAAACTTCCAAGTCCGAGCTAATGTCAACTTTAAATATTCAAGTTTGAAGTTAGGCTTGATAGTTCAAACTTCAGACATACAGGTCTAAAGTTGGGGAATGCCAAATCTAACTCCATACCTAAATTATTTTAAGTCTGAAGTGCACAAGCAATACTAGAGATCACATTCCGCTTCGGCTCGATAAAAAAAGGCTCTAAGACAAGAAATGATGGATCAGTTAATGAGCTATCCATTTTGGGTTATGGGCTTTTTCCTTTCCTATGTGGATAAATAAATACCGAACTTGGTCCAGCCCACTTATATTTTTTTGGCCCATACATTAAAAGACCTATTAGGTCTGATTTGGGGGCAAGTAACAGAGTGAGAAAGACGCCTTTCAACaaaaatagagagagagagatatatttttttttcttaaaaatcagcCTGTGCAGCCAAATTGTTTGGTCGATTCCCGCTTCGTTTCTTGTCCGATTGAGCTGATTTTTGGACAGCGTGTTCCTTTCATCTTAATCTTTGATTGGGAACTGACAGAGGTGGATTTGGAGACCCGTAGCTCCAGATTTTCGTCGGTGAACAGTAGCTGCGTTTTTGGGTGactttcttccaattttctcttgtttgatggttgttcttgttgttattgttgctcCGCATTTGGCATTCATATTGTAGCCATTTTGGAGAACTTTGTAACTCTCTCATTTGATATAGTGGAGCTTTTGGAcccgtggatgtttcctcttcaccttgaaggggttttaccacgtaaatttgaTGTCTCTTGCAATTGATTtattttgcttgctttgctattttgttgttggtatagttgctgtccggatttccatttgtgctagtgtatattgtcttctcttggttcaaatagtgtgggaagttttgacttggtatttcttccgctgttacctcgtcgtgcaatttggttattgtttgtttcttcccaacaaagtggtatcagagcttgtggttgtatttggttgtgttgatcGTCTATTTGAATGATGGAGGCAAATATGAGCAAGATGGTTTGTTTAAATGGCAGTAATTAtcatatttggaaaagcaagaTGAAAGATCTTCTATTTGTCAAGAAATTGCATTTACCTGTGTTTGCTTCTAAGAAACCCGAGTCTATTGAAGATGAGGATTGGGCAGGTTTGTGGCTATATTAGGCAATGGATTGAAGATAATGTTCGAAATCATATTGTGGATGAGACAAGTGCTAAAAGCTTGTAGAAAAAGCACGAGACACTATATGCTTCGAAGATCGGCAATAATAAGTTGTTCCCTACCGaaacaattgatgaatattagatacaaAGAGGGAAGTCCTATTTCTCGatcatataaataattttcGGGGTGTCCTTGATGTGTCCGGAATGGGTGTtaagtttgatgaagaaatacagAGACTCTGGCTTCTTAATACTTTACCAGACTCTTGGGAAACCCTTCGAGTTTCTTTGACCAATTCTGCTCCCAATGATGGTGTAACTATGGAATATGCTAAGAGTGGTGTTttgaatgaagagatgagaagaagatctcaagcttcgtcttcttcaacttcacactcCGATGTTTTGGTTACTGAAGACAGGGGGAAAAGTAACTTCGAGGTCAAAATGATAGAGGCAAAAGTAGAAGCAAGTCAAGATCCTCCAGTACAAGAATCTTACATGTGAATTGTTAGTACAAGAATCTTACATGTGACTATTGTCACTTGAAAAGGCACATCAAGAAACATTGCTACAAGTTTAAGAGAGAccaaaaaagcaaaagaaagaagacgataatgaaaatcgtgttgctattgttgctgaaaatgatatttttgttgcttgtggtaaaaatgatatcaatcttgTTTGTGATGAGCCTACCTGGTTTGTGGATTCAGGTGCCACTTCTCATGTCACGCcaaagaaggaattattttcttcttatactCCTGTAATTTTGGAATGTTACGAATGGGCAATGATAGTGAGGTTGAGGTATTTGGTATTGGCACAGTTTGCTTGAAAAGTAAGAATGGTTCGAGGTTGGTTCTTAAAAATGTCAAGCATGCTCCAGATGTTCGTCTGAATTTAATTTCTGTAGAAAATCTTGACGATGAGGGTTATGATCAAGGCGTTGGTGGTGGCTAGTGGAAGCTTCTTCGAGGTTCGATGGTTGTGGCTCGAGGTTACAAGATGTCTAACTTGTACTTATTTCAGGGCTCTATTTGTGGTGACTTAGTAAATCTGGTGGAGAATGATACTTCATCAGAGTTATGGGATAGAAGGCTGAGTCATATGAGCGAGAAGGGAATTGATAACTTGGCTAAGAAGAATTTGCTTTCTGGAGTGAAACAAGCAAAGTTAAAGAGATGTGTTCATTGCTTAGCCGGAAAACAGAAAAGAGTTTCCTTTCAGAGTCATTCGCCTTCAAGAAAGCTTGATTTGCTGGAGTTGGTACATTCTGATTTGTGTGGTCCTTTTAAAGTAAGCTCTCgtggtggtgcactttactttgtgacttttattgatgatcattCTCGCAAACTTGGGGTTTCCTTTGAAGTCCAAGGATCAAGTACTTGATGTGTTCAAGACTTTTAAGGCCTTGGTTGAGATAGACAGggaagaaactaaaatgcatCCGCTCAGACAATGGTGGTGAATATATTGGTCCTTTTGATAATTATTGTAGACAGAAGGGTATTCGGCATCAGAAAACTCCTCCAAAGACTCCTCAGTTAAATGGTTTAGCAGAGAGGATGAACAGAACTCTAGTTGAGagggttagatgtttgctttcaAATGCTAAGTTGCCAGATTCATTTTGGGCAGAAGCACTTAATGCTGCTGCTcatgttatcaatttatctcTTACTGTTGCTTTGGATGGTGATGTCCCTGATAGAGTTTGGTATGGTAAggatgtctcttatgctcatatGAGAGTCTTCGGGTGTAAGGCCTTTGTGCATGTTCCTAAGGATGAGAGGTAAAAGCTAGAAGTTAAAACTAGGCAGTGtatcttcattggttatggtCAAGACGAATTTGGCTATCGTTTCTATGATCCAGTTGAGAAGAAACTTGTTAGAAGCCGTGATGATGTGTTCTTTGAAGACCAGACAATTAAAGATTTTGATAAAGCTAAGAAGGTTGATTCTCAGAGCAATGAGAGCTTAGTTGATGTTGACCCAGTTCCTGTGACTATTGCACCtgaagaaaatcttcaaaataatgaagatcaagTTGATAATGAAGATAGTGATCATATTCAGAATGGCCagcatgatgttgttgatgctccaGTGAAAGATGATGTGGTTGGCCAGTAACCAGCTACTATTGATGCTTCAGAGAGTTCTCTCAGAAGATCTATTAGAGAGAAAGTACCTTCATCTCGTTATTCTCCCAATGAGTTTGTACTCTTGACTGACGGGGGAGAACCTGAAAGTTTTGATGAAGCCATggatagtgaagaaaaagaaaggtggtTTGATGCTATGCAAGATGAGATTAAATCCTTGCATGATAATCATACATTTGATCTGGTAAAGCTTCCTAAAGACAGAAAAGCTTTGAAAAATAGGTGGGTTTTCAGGGTGAAACATGAAGATAGTAACCCAGTTCCACGGTACAAGGCTAGATTGGTTGTAAAGGACTTTAATCAGAAGAAGggagttgattttgatgaaatcttTTCTCCAGTTGTGAAGATGTCATCTATTCGGGTTGTTCTGGGCTTGGCTGCAAGTATAGATTTAGAGGTTGAGCAAATGGATGTTAAAACTGCTTTTCTCCATGGTGACTTAGATGAAGAAATTTATATGGAGCGACCGAAAGGTTTTGAAGTCAAGGGTAAGGAGAATTATGTTTACAAATTGAAAAAGAGCTTGTATGGTTTAAAACAAGCTCCCAGGTAGTGGTACAGGAAGTTTGGTTCTTTTATGAGTCAACAGGGCTTCAAGAAGACTTCTTTAGATCATTGTGTTTTTGTGCAAATATTCTCTGATGATGACTTTATCATTCTATtgctttatgttgatgacatgcttgTTGTTGGTCAGAATGCTTGTAGAATTCAGAAGTTGAAGCAAGAGTTGAATAAGTCTTTTGCTATGAAAGACTTGGGACCAGCAAGGCAGATTCTTGGCATGCAGATTGTTCGTGACAGAAAGGCCAAGAAGTTGTGGTTATCACAAGAGAAGTACATTCAGAAAGTACTTCGCAGGTTCAACATGGATAAAGCTAAGGTTGTCAAAACACCTTTAGCTATGCACTTCAAATTGAGCACGAAGCAGTGTCCTTCCAGTGATGGTGAGAAGGAAGATATGAAGAAAGTTCCTTATGCTTCACCATTGGCGATCTGATGTATGCGATGATTTGTACAAGACCGATATTGCTCATGCCGTTGGTGTTGTCACCGTTTTTCTTTCTAATCAGGAAGAGAGCATTGGAATGTGAACTGGATTATGAGATATCTTTGTAGCACTTCTAGTCTGAGTTTGTGTTTTGTGACAGGAAAGCCTATTCTTTGTGGTTACACTGATTCAGATATGGCCGGTGATGTTGATACTCGTAAGTCTACTTCGGGCTACTTGATTACTTATGCAGGGGGAGCTGTGTCTTGGCAATCTAGGTTGCAAAAATGTGTTGCTCTATCTACTACAGAAGCTGAGCTTATTGCTGCCGTTGAAGCTTGTAAAGAGTTGCTCTGGATGAAGAGATTTATGGAGGAACTTGGCTTTGCTCAAGAGAGGTATGTGCTTTATTGCGACAGTCAAAGTGCTATTCATCTTGGCAAAAACTCAACATTTCATGGTAGGTTAAAACATATTGATGTGAGATACCATTGGATTAGAGATGTGTTGGATTCTAAGTTGCTTGAACTTGAGAAGATTCACACTGATGATAATGGTTCAGACATGATGACTAAAGCTTTGCCAAGAGGGAAGTTTGAAGAGTGTTGCATGATCGCCGGGATGGCGGTCTCCTCCACATAGTCGGGAGGGGGAGAATTGTTGGGTTTTGGGctttttcccttcctatgtggatAAATAAATACCCAACTTGGTCCAGCCCACTTATATTTTTTTGGCCATACATTAAAAGACCTATTAGGTCTGATTTGGGGGCAAGTAACAGAGTGAGAAAGAGCAGCCTTTCAACaaaaatagagagagagagtgcagatttttccttcttaaaaatCAGCCTGTGCAGCCAAATTGTTTGGTCGATTCCCGCTTCGTTTCTTGTCCGATTGAGCTGATTTTTGGACAGCGTGTTCCTTTCATCTTAATCTTTGATTGGGAACTGACAGAGGTGGATTTGGAGACCGTAGCTCCAGATTTTCGTTGGTGAACAGTAGCTACGTTTTTGGGTGactttcttccaattttctcttgtttgatggttgttcttgttgttattgttgctcCGCATTTGGCATTCATATTGTAGCCATTTTGGAGAACTTTGTAACTCTCTCATTTGATATAGTAGAGCTTTTGGACCCGTGGATGTttctcttcaccttgaagggttttaccacgtaaatttggtgtctcttccaattgatttattttgcttgctttgctattttgttgttggtatagttgctgtcggatttccatttgtgctagtgtatattgtcttctcttggttcaaatagtgtgggaagttttgacttggtatttcttccgctgttacctcatcgtgcaatttggttattgttTGTTCCTTCGCAACAATCCACATTTCTAACCAAAAGAATGGGAGCTTGGTCACAGAGGGGAAGGGAAGAACCTCTATGATCCCTTTGGGATGAGATTAAGGCGGATAGTGAGGctggtttggaaaaaaaaaaaaaaagctctagAGACGTAACCACCATCATATGAACATTGATTTTAAGAAGGTAGAAAGAAAGGCCTAAAAGAATGAAATGCTAAAGTTGAATTAAACCTTATAAAAGGCAACATAACTACCAATTATTGATGCCAAATGGAAGGGTTAggatgaatttggaaagttTGGAACCAAAAACATGTCATAACCTGATTTAACCCCTTTTGTTTCTTAGAACAAATACAATAAATATAAACTCAAATGTACACGTACAAATACACATCACTACTAGTAATTAGTTATTTTTCTATGGGTATCCGCCATAAGTTATAACATTTCAGATAATTCATGTATTCAAGTGTGAATCTTTTTTGtaataaatcaaaaaagaaaactaaagttCCGTAAAAGACGAGACCAAATGAAATAATACATGTTACCTTCAAAGAAGATAAGAAAAATGGTATCGCAAAAAATACCAACCTCTATCAGTTGGCCGTGAAACTAATTAAAACTCGCAGCggttaaaaatgaaattaatgacGTACAAATACTTATTTATGTTTTCCAATTCTTGAAAACATTAATACAGAACCAAAACATATAAGCAAGCAGGAATTCCATGTAACAGCTAGAAATGAAGTTATACATAATCTCTTTGCGTCAACCTATAATTAatatacggaaaagggtcaaaaatgccttTAAACTATGAGAAATTGAACAAAAAGGCCCTCCGTTAATTGTTTGGTCCAAATACTAACGGAGGGCATTTTTGTTCAGTTTCGCATAGTTTAAGaacattttgacccttttccgattATTATATTGACTGCATGTTTTTACTCTTGAGTTGAGCTGGAAGAAGGTGGCAGCAAGCATTCCGTTTGGTCTCCTTGTTCTAAATCTTCGACGAATTGCTTTGATGAATTAGAGTTCCGGTAAATGGCGTATATAACCAGCTGCACTGCTCCCAGTAACCATCCAATCCCATTTGGTACCTATTGCATTATATATAGTTAATTAGTAGTAATTAAACTTAATTAGGTTATCCATATAATTCTGTTGACAAATTAGCTTCCTACGTGAAGCGTTTCAGTCATTGAACGTGTAGCGTTTGATAACATATTAAGCAGAGAAATTGCATTTAATTGGCGGAAGATCGATCCACATTTCTCATTAATCTGATTATAATATCACCCAGCCATTtgtccttctctttctttttgaaatatGTTATTTCTCAATATCTTAAACACACTTTCATGTCTTTAACTCTTAGCTTCCATGTATTTAATAAAACTTGTGTGTGAGTAGATGCTACTTCCCTTCTACAATATGCTTCgttttttttcaaatccaatttGGATCTCTTAAGACATTTCCTATgccattttttgtatatatgttttctagaaaattgtCACATGTATCAGTAATGACACACTGACGTTAATAGTACTGCATTATATCCTGAAAAAATTGTGTAGTAACTTATAATTTACAAATACTAGATGTTATAATTTATCCAACCTGAaggtagctgaaaagaaaagtCTTGTCTTAATTAGAACTGGCCTAATATCAAATTGATTTATATATCGCTTCATCTAATTCTCTAAGGAGTATATTAAATTGATTTCTCAATTAAACTTTTTGCATTATGGCCCAATATGTGATTCttttgaatttaaaattttcgttatgctctttttttctttctaatacCTGATTATTTTCTGTCTTACAGTAATTGTTTGTCCTGCAAAAACGTGATGAGGATTTTGCAGAATATATCATCAGATTTTCTACTAATAGAGAGATATTTTGATGAGGAAGATAACAGAAAACTTACTCCAAGAAACCAGTCACCCACAAGCACGGAGTACAAAGTCCAAATGCCACCgtttaagaaaaggaaaaacgaCAGAAGAAATGGCATATACTCCACACTCTTGGTTGTCACCACTGTTTTCTGCAAAATCAGTAATCggggaaaaaaatataagagtGGCTTTAGATAAAAGGAAGCCCAAATGAAAATGGATAATCTTTTTTGCTTTATAAATCCGGTATCTCAAAATCCAGGCCATTGGCCATTTTCGAGTTTTGCACATTGAGAGCCAATTAAAAGGGAAATGCTACTGTATCAAGAATTTATACATTCACAAGGCTAGAGTTCAAACATTTGATTAAAAATAGATGAATCTTATCCATCAACCACACTACTTCGTTGTATCGACTTAATTTATCAACTAAATACAAAGAATTGCAAGAGATTAATTATCACATGAAAATAGACAGTATACATGTCTTCGTCTGGATTCAACAATGGGTTAAGGGCAAGTAGGCAGAGGGTGCAATTGAACCCCTTCGTTGAAAAATCATACTATGCAAATAGTCAAAATAGAATTTTTTGCATATAGAAGTTGTTGAATGCACTTGGcatattttttttccccttgaattcccttatttgaaattttggctccgccactggttaAGGGTTAGGCAGGATTCAATGCCTCAGGGTGGAACattagtatatatatgttcacAAATTTATGTATAAATGGAATTAGATATACAATACTAATTCAGTACTTATTCCCCAACTCAGATCTCAACATCTAAATTTTGGTTATACTTCATTTAGAACATAACTTAGGTAAAACAGAAGTATTTCACATGGCTTATGCTTTATAAGATTAGAAGAATTATGTTTGGAAACGGGTCAAATTACCATAACACCGAGAGGGGAGATATACATAATGATATTTAGACCTGTGGACAGGAAACCAATAACGTTAATTCTCATCTGTCCATGTAAAAGAAAGTGCGCCAATAATAGAATTGTTGCTATAATGCCCACATTCAGAATCCCAACTAGGATGGCAGTCCTATTCTGTGAAAAAAGAACAACaaacagaagaaaaaaagataaataagttTCAACTGTAGATCTTAGTTAACGAAATAATAATGCAGTTATTACGAACATACCTTCTGAAATGTAATTGCTAAATTTATGAACACACTGGCTGATAAAAAGTGACATGACCATTGACCATCAAGGCATCAACTAGTAATATTCTGCGATAAAAGAGTCTTTTGTactcttcttcttttattttattgagGGCTGAGAATGTAGCCATAAATTATAAAAACTGGTCTAAGGTACAAATTAATAAATTTAttgttctcttctttcttatcttgCCTATCGTGTATTTAATGGAGTTATAACtgggatatgcgtatataaaaGAGTTTTCCCAATGAAAATTGATACTCCACGTAAAAGAATAATTCCCTGCCATAATTATTAGCAATAATTTTTAGGTTAAGAATATTAAGCCTACAAAGCGATAACTATTGTATTGTTGTCACTTTTCGACTCTTTAGTGAACTTTTTCACgacaaagagaaaataaatgaagaaaaataaagtagTGGATGATATTATCGAACACATTCATCATCGTGCTAAATTTTACTCGACTATGATAATTGTGCTGTCATTTTGTGACAAAGAGTACTATGCTTGTCAAGTACTTAATAGGTTTAGTTGTAGGGAcacaaatgaacaaaaaaatatgCTATATTAAAACCGAATTAGTATTATCATATTTTTTTCCGGgtaaaacaaacacaaaataagCTCTTCCAAAACAAACGTTCCAAACCTAATTCTTCCAAAATAAAATCCATATGCTCCCTTTTTAatcttaccaaaaaaaaaaaaagagagagagaagaatatcaattctttcaaaagtaaactaaaaaagaaatcattttctaataaaaaattaaatgctGCCATAGAAAAAGAGTAAGTATAATATGTAAGTTGATTAAGATCTGGCAAGTTAGCTATTCCCTCTGTCTTCCTTCTTAGTCAATGTTACcgaaaatttaacttaaactttTTTAACTTTACCGCTAATGAAATAGATCTACTCACCTCACCTGCCAGTTCTGATTGTTCGACATAAAATTATTGACCAATGCTTGTATCTCGTCTAAATTCTTCTCCTTGCACCGGCCTCCACAGGTAAAGTCGAGAAGCATGTCGATATCATCATTTAATAATCACACGAATATCTATAACTTGTTTTacatcataaatttcaaaagatttatttttcattcttaaactcaGTGTTCAATCAAATacaatcacataa encodes:
- the LOC132064299 gene encoding bidirectional sugar transporter SWEET17-like, producing the protein MENLPFIVGVIGNIIAVLMFLSPVGTFRRIVKNRSTEDFDSLPYICILLNTSLWTYYAIIKPDSYLVFTINGFGVIVEIIYIALFLQFAHPKMRNRTAILVGILNVGIIATILLLAHFLLHGQMRINVIGFLSTGLNIIMYISPLGVMKTVVTTKSVEYMPFLLSFFLFLNGGIWTLYSVLVGDWFLGVPNGIGWLLGAVQLVIYAIYRNSNSSKQFVEDLEQGDQTECLLPPSSSSTQE